CTGCCGCGCTGCTGCCGTGAAGGGGAAGCCAGGCTGGGTGGCAAAGTCAGCAGGGCCGCGGCGCTCGGCAGGGGCACTGGGCAGTGCCACGCCACCGCCCGGCGACTGCAGCTGCGAGAGGCCACCCATGGCAGGCGCGAAAGGCGGGTGGACACCGGGTGATGACAGGGCCTGCGCCGGCCCCTCACCCGCCATCCGCAgcggctcctgcagccccagcccaccaGCGCCCGGCCGGAACAGCATGGCAGCACCACCCGGCTGCAGGCCAAGCTCATGAGGGGCTGCCTCCGCCGGCAGCCCCGGTGCTGCCATGCGCCGcggcagcagctccccaggcGGCGGTGGCCCCGTGAACCAGGCGCTGTCGGGGGCCAGGTGTGGCGCGGGTGGATCGAAGCTGCGGCCGCTGCTGCCGGCCTCCCGCTCAAAGGCAGGTGGTGGCAGGCCGCCGGGCGGGCCCACCTCACCGTGGTGccccagctgctgcaggctgggcGGCCGCAGGCGCTGCTGGCTGCGCGAGGCCATCTGCTTCATCACCAGGGCCGCGTTCTGGCGCTGCGCCAGTGCCGGGTGCTCGGGGCCGCCGTGCGGCAGTGGCGCCCCAAAGGCCTCGGGTGCTGGCGGGGTGAACTCACCCGGCAGACCAGGGTAGGCCGTCGGGGAGAGGTGGCTCTCCATGGCGGGGCCATGCATGCCACTGCCCCAGGAGGCACAGCGCTCGACGTTGGGGTTGCCAGGGAAGTCGAACCGTGGCCTCTTGGCGACGCTCACGTAGGGGGCATCGAAGTGCTGCAGTCTTTGATTTGGTGGCTGTTGCGGAGGAGGGTGCTGCATATTAAACATGGGGTCGGTGTAGGGATGCATATTCCTGTTCTCCAGTCTGTGAATAGGGTATTCAAACTGTGCATGCTGGTTCTGCATTACGGGCCCATTGTCCTGCAGGTTGGGGTTGGGAGCATTGGCTTCTGTTTGCTGTTGCCTAGGGATGGCTGGCGGGCAGGAGTTCTGTCTGGCCAGCAAGCCCGGCGGCTGCTGTGGCGGCTgcggtggctgctgctgctgcatcagtGGGTGCCTGGCGCTGGCCCCCGGCTCCAGGCTGGTGGACATCTTCCGTGTTCCCCCGAAGCGCTCAAAGAAGACGCTGTGCTGCTGCGGCGGGTGCGCCTTGGCCACAGCCATGCCCGGTGCCCGGGACAGGGTGGGTGCCCCCGCGAAGCTGCCGCCCGATGGCACCTGCCTCCCACCGCCGTAGTGCGGCAGCTGCCCCTCGGGCTCCGACGGGGAGAAGACAGGCAGCTCGAAGTGGCCAGCGGGGCCGTCGCCGGGGTAATTGTATTCCAGCGAGTCCACGCCACCCTGCGCAGGGAGCCGCCGCTGCTCCAGGCCGTGGGGCTCGGAGGAGCCGGTCGCCGGCAGCCCGTGGAAGGAGGCGGCGCGGTTAGGGGACTGGTCGAGGGGCAGGCAGGGCGCCGGCACGGCGTGGCTGGAAGCGCCGGCGCTGTGGTGCTGGAAGTCAGGCAGGTTCCCGGGACGCTGCTGCCCGAAGCCCTCGCCGCCCTGGCTCTCGGCCATGTGCTCGTAGCCGTCGGCGAACGCCGTCTGTCCGCCCAGCGCGCCGCTGTAGCCCAGGAGCCGGCCGCCGTGCACGCAGGAGGCGCCGGGGTCGGGCCCGAAGTTACCGCCGAAGtgcggggggtgctggtgggggtGATGGGCGCCGCCGTGGCCGCCGTGCGGCTGCTGCCCGCCGAAGAAGCCGTGCACCGGCGGCTGCATGCCGCCGCCGTGCAGCTCGGCGGGGCCACGGCCAGGGAAGCCGTAGGCGTCCCCGGCCAGGCTCATGTTCATACCCAGGAGGGGCGGCTCGCCCAGCGCGCCAAGGGCCGGgtccaccgccgccgccgccgggccgccACCGGGGAAGGCCGGCGCCTTGAAGTGTGCGCTCATGCTCAGTCCGGGCTGGCCGAAGCCCCGCTCCGCCTGCCCGCCGCTCCGGCTACTGCTCTGCGGCTCGAACTGCTCCAGCCCGAACATGCTGCGCGGCTCCTCAGAAGGGCATGGCCGCTCCGCCgtcccgctccccgccgcgccgGCCGCCACTCGGCCGCCCCGCTCACATCCTGCCGCGCCGCCGGCACCGGCCGCCCGCCCGCGCTCACCCCGGCGGCTCGCCGCTcgctgccgcccgccgccggccGCGCTGCGCTGCCCGAGAGCCGACGGGGCGGCGCGCCGCCGCTCACAGGCTCCGgcgcccgggagctgcgcgccgcaTCGCCGGCCCGCCGTGCGCTGCCCGCGGCTCGCAGGGCtctggcggcggcggggccggagcggcggggccggcgctgcgtGCGGGCGCTGGGAGGGCTGCGCCGCGCTCCCCTGCGCGCTCCCTCGCTCTCACCCGGCGCTGACGGAGCAGCAACAAGTTTTGCATTTCAGCGATGAATTTCAGCCATCGGGGCTGCGCCAATGAGCGCCGCGCGGCCCGGGGCGGGGCTCGCCGTTAAGGTGgctccgccgcgccgcccggccccgcccgccccgcggcccaGCGGGGCTCTCTCCGGCCCAGGGAGGGTCGCTCCCCGTGGCCGGCGGCGCAGCTGCTCCCGGGACGCACGGAGCGCGGACGGCCGAGGAGCCGCGCGGAGTCCTGGGGTGCGGGCGACAGGCGCCCGGGGCGGGGGTACCCGCTCTGGAACGGACCGGCCGGGGCCGGGGGACCCTCGCTGCCCGCCAGGCACGCCAAGTCCCGCTCTCCCTGCCACCCCGTACTGCCCGACCGGACGAAACCCGCCCGGCGGTCGGGTGCGGGGAGAAGGCTCCCGGCGACCCTGCCGTCCCGCAGAGCCCGCGAACCCCGAGCCGGTCCTCTGAGCGGCTGCTCCTTCGGGAGAGCCGAGCGGCCTAACGCCCGGGCGTCAGCCGGAGCGGGTATGTCAGAGCCCGGCCTCCCTGGTGGCAGAAACATCCATCAGGTGCGGCGGGTTTAGAACAGCCGGCAGGATAAGGCACTTCAGGTGTTCACGACTCGCACATgtcaatagtttaaaaaaataaaaatgaaaattactCCCACAAAAAAATGAGATCTATAAATAAGCGACCGAGAAGTATTTGTATATGgcaggagagttttaaagggatttttttctgcagaatcaGGATGCCGCGCTGTGATTAAATATTGATTTTGTGTAATTAGTTTTCATGTGAACTATCCTCCTTGCTGATGGCTTGGAGATTTCAGAACTAGagaagaaatggaattggacATGGAAATTATTACTTAGCAAAGTGACAAGGGGGGGGCGCGGGGTGCGTGCCTGGCACCAGGGCAGAAAATGAAGTACTCGCGGACAGCGGCACAAAGGGATGAGGTGAAAGTCTCGTTCGCTACGGGAACGGCGGCCACGGGAGGAGGGACCCGCCGGCTcctgccccgtgtccccacagagcGGCAGCGCTCCGGACCGACAGGCGCCCGCGGCCCCGCACCCCGCCTGGGCTCCGGGACGACCCTGCTCCGGGGCTCCCCCCGCGCTCTCTCTGCGCCTGCGTGCGCGCCGTCGGAGCCGGCTCTTCCGAACGGGCACAGCGCCCCCtggcgccgccgctgccgccccccgcGCCGGCCCCGCAGGCGGCCGAGCCGCGTCCCCGATCCGTGTTCCCTGGCCGTGCCGCCGGCGCTCGGAGCTCTCTGAGCCGGCCTTCAGGACAGCCCCCTCgggccccctcccgccccccgtgCTGCCCCGGTGGGCACAGAACGGCCAGGAGAGCAGGGGCGAGCGCCGTTCCCTCGGGACGGCACGCATCAGGGCAGGGGGGTAATTAATACAATTAACGCCATCTATAAGCCAGGGCTCTGTGCACCTCGAGAGGTCCTTGCCATGGTCGTTGGAGCTTGGGCTTTGCTGGACAGGGAAATCCTGCTGGCCacctgtccccagcctgtcccacCTCCTCAGAACTGCTCAGTCCACACTCAGACAACTTCTGTTGGCGTTCCTGGGAGCCAGGCCTGCTCCTGTAAGGCGGTTAGACTTCTCCTATGATGAATTACTTTTGCTGATGTAAAAGGCCCTCAGGCCTCTGAAATTGCACCTCTTTCCTAAAGCAGGGGGTCAAGCCCTTCAGAGATACCTCCTGTAATGCTGGCTTCCACGGAAGAGAGCAAAAGCTTCAGAAAAGACAGCTGGTTTAAGAGAGGGATGGGGATTTCTTGGGTCCATGGGCTGGCCATCTCAAATGCTTCTGGGTGAGCGTTGGTGCTCCTCTCTGGCTTTGCCTGGAGCAGGAGTACAGATGTCTCTGCCAGGGCCAGCAGCCGGGCTCGCTAACCGTGTTCTCCTTCCCCCGTCCACTCTACTGGTCTTCCCTGCTCCTCCGCCACTGGCAAGGCAGCACTCTCTTCCCAGAGCAGATGTTCAGACTGAAAGGTTCAGCAGGTAACCTGCCAGCGGCACAGCCCAGATCCAGCTGTGGCTCAGGAGCAGTGTGGACCTGGCTGATGGCAAATACAGAAATAATATCAGCCCAAACATTTTGACAGTGAGAGCAGCGAGTTGATTGAAATGGTAAGGTCCTGTACTAGCTGCAGTGCTCCACAGGCTCGTGGCGTGAGTGTTCCGTGTTTATGGAATGTTGGAAGGTGGCTCAGCCTTGGTTTTAACCTGGAACCTGCTTTGGGGCTGCGGAGCTGCCGTGACCAGCACCCTCGGAGCACTGCGGTCACAAAGGGTCACGGTCACCCAGCCAAGCAGAAGGAAGCTTCTCTCAAATTATGGCCAGTAGTTAAAAGCATATTTTacaaaaaatgtttttactttCAGTCTTTGGGTTTTGGTCATCTTGGGGGAAGCAGGAAAAGGCATTATTTAAATAGTTGTAGCTGCAGGGGATTATTTTCTAAATTAACAATAGTAATTGCTCTTGCCAAATCCAAAGTGGAGGGGATTCATTTATTTTGACTCTCAAGACAATAGCACAATTTGGGGTTTCATATTGCGAGCTCTGAAAACCAAATGGTGGGGctgatgcttaaaaaaataattcaaacaacATCAATTCATCAGACTTGAATTCAGCTTTTTCCACTGTGCCAGTTTAACTTGCGCTGAGAAAAGTTGctgctcagagaaaaaaaaaagaaaaacctttttaACGAAATGAATGCATCATACATAAAACATCATGAACCATACAATTAGTAAGCAAATGTAAGAGTTCAGCTCAGTTCATAATTATTCAGCAAACCTATTCAGAATGATtttttctctccctgcagcaATCAACTGTGTGGGCTCATTACCACTGAAAATCCAATGAAGAAACCACCACATAAACTGTACAAAACAAGCCCATATGCTGGAAAACCTTCAGCCCAGCTAGCCATCAGCAAGgagccttttaaacccttccatcAAGCGAAACCACATCTTacttttctgcagtgtttataCCCCCAGCTCTATAAAGATGCCATTTCATTAATATGTCAGGGTTCAGGTATATAAATTTTAGCTACTAAATAACCTCGAGAGTGTTTGGTTGTGCAGCCATCTGGAACAATACAAAAAAGCATTTCGTTGCCACTACACGGCATGTACCCACCAAAGTAACAAGTCCTGTCTTAGAACATGGGCTCCCAAAACTTACTTTGGAAAAAAgctgatagtttttttttttgttggcagTGATTTCTGCTCCTAGCAGGGATAGTCAATGGAAGGAATTTGAATATTTTGAAAGACAGGTCTCTAAAGCTGGTGGCTGACAGTATCGGGATGGTTTTCAACATTTCTGCCTGAGCGGTTAGGGAAACTATTGCATCTTCTTCCTTTCAGAATTACAGAGAACATGGTGACTGGACCGACTCAGAAGGTGGATGTGTAAAATCCCCACATGAGCTTGCCAGCGCAGCGGCCGCGGAGCAGGAGCGCGTGGGCAGGGGCTCCTGGGAGGAGACGGAATCTGTTGGCAGCACCTGCTGTGGTTCTGAACGCGGTCAAGAGGTTTGGGTTCGGAAGGGCCGTTTTCTGGCAGGGGCGCAGCTCCCCGGGCTGCGGGCACAGGGCTGCGCACACGGGGCTCAGCGGGtgatggggggtcagggggtgacagggacccagcagggacGAGGTGGCTCCGGGGCGGTCACACCACTGGCTCCCCAAGCCAGGCAGCAATTGGTACCGTGCAGCACGAGGGTCCgacctcctctgttgcttcttgtCCTTTCTGATATGAACCTCTGGAGGTGACTGTTTTCTAATCAAGATTAAAGACAATTTCAACTATAAAACCTGACTTACATTCAGTTTCTGAAGAGCTTGCCTTACCAATGTAAATATTTCATGCTTAGTTTTTCCAACAACGTTGTTTTCTGGAAAGTTTGGATCGAATTAATTCGGACACTTGACtgcttcttatttaaaaaaaaaatgcataactgAATAATAAGAGTTAAGGGACTAAAACTATTCCGGTTGTTTCCAGCAGAGATTGGCAGCAATTTCAGAACTCAGCCACACAATaattttcctatttatttcttCTACAAGGTTGGTTGACTGGTTTAGTTCCTTCACATCTCTGGAACCTTCGGctgcatatttttcctgtttGTACCTCAGAATGGATCGTGATATTTTCACAATATTGGTATGTTTTTCCATGGCTGCAAACAGCTTTTTTGCATCCATTAACTATGCTTTGGGTCCCATTTATGTCAGGTAGGTGAAAACCTTTACGGCATACAGGACATGTACGTGTAAATGTTGAATACTATTAAGTTTTTCTAACTTAGATCACTGAAAAACAGGATAGCGCTAAAATAATACAACATTGAGATTGTACGGTTAGTTTTAAAAGCACTGGGAAATGCTAAAGCAAGTTTCCCCATCTATGCTAATTGTACGACAGCATACCACTTGggcttattttttcccccttcaaattCCTGTCTCTAAAACACACACCAGAGAGTCACACATTTGactgagagggagggaaggaaaaaagaaattagatCATATATACAGCACAAGAGAATTAGTTCGGCTGCAGGAACTGTAAAAGTTTTATATTTCCTAAAATAACTCAGTGAAACGTAAATAAGAAATAGTACCTCTCTATACGGGTAGTCGGTATTTAGCTCTCCTCAGTATTTTATGATGGACTTTGTATGATTGactttgttctgttgttttcttgAACTTGAACCAGGTGGGAATTTGTGTAAGTTTTGTGGAGCAGGAGCCATCTTTGAGCGTGTGGAAAGTCTAGCTCACTGCGGGTGATGCCAGCAAACCACTGAACTTAATTCATTTTTCAGCATCTTATAAATTGAACCCTTGTATAAGGAGAGAACCAGAGGCTATTTTGTAAAGTCCTGATGACTTAATTTTCCCTAAGCAGCAGCTTCACAAGAGCGTTCACCTTAGTGCTTCCCTGAAATCTCCTGACATTCCCCATGTGGTATTTTCAAGCCCTTCCCTTCCATCACGTGCAAGACGGGGTCCTGCTGCCCAGGCAGAGCCGGGGGCGCTGGGGGGCAGCGGGATGCGGGATGCAGTTTGGGATGTCGCAATTCCATGGGAACTCGCCCCGCACGGACCAGCAGGGCCTTTGTTGGAGGACATCCCCAAGGGCCATGGGTCTGAGCATCTCCCACTCCTCATGGCGTTCAGCACCGCCGAGTGCAGCTGGTACGAGCCCAGCCCGACCTCGGGGGCTGGAAACGCTCCTGTCCCAGTGCCACCGCATCGGGGTCCCAACCACTCGGGCTCAGCTGAAGAGTGAGCTGCGCCCTGCGGGCCAGAGGAACGCTTTGCTGCCAGGCAAGTCAAGGTAATCCCGTATTTATGATT
This DNA window, taken from Patagioenas fasciata isolate bPatFas1 chromosome 17, bPatFas1.hap1, whole genome shotgun sequence, encodes the following:
- the MN1 gene encoding transcriptional activator MN1 is translated as MFGLEQFEPQSSSRSGGQAERGFGQPGLSMSAHFKAPAFPGGGPAAAAVDPALGALGEPPLLGMNMSLAGDAYGFPGRGPAELHGGGMQPPVHGFFGGQQPHGGHGGAHHPHQHPPHFGGNFGPDPGASCVHGGRLLGYSGALGGQTAFADGYEHMAESQGGEGFGQQRPGNLPDFQHHSAGASSHAVPAPCLPLDQSPNRAASFHGLPATGSSEPHGLEQRRLPAQGGVDSLEYNYPGDGPAGHFELPVFSPSEPEGQLPHYGGGRQVPSGGSFAGAPTLSRAPGMAVAKAHPPQQHSVFFERFGGTRKMSTSLEPGASARHPLMQQQQPPQPPQQPPGLLARQNSCPPAIPRQQQTEANAPNPNLQDNGPVMQNQHAQFEYPIHRLENRNMHPYTDPMFNMQHPPPQQPPNQRLQHFDAPYVSVAKRPRFDFPGNPNVERCASWGSGMHGPAMESHLSPTAYPGLPGEFTPPAPEAFGAPLPHGGPEHPALAQRQNAALVMKQMASRSQQRLRPPSLQQLGHHGEVGPPGGLPPPAFEREAGSSGRSFDPPAPHLAPDSAWFTGPPPPGELLPRRMAAPGLPAEAAPHELGLQPGGAAMLFRPGAGGLGLQEPLRMAGEGPAQALSSPGVHPPFAPAMGGLSQLQSPGGGVALPSAPAERRGPADFATQPGFPFTAAARQPAAHGAAPALSASPGAYPPPPPEFPPPPPPRPTASKLGALSLGSFSKPASKDNVFGQSCLAALSTACQNMIASLGAPNLNVTFNKKSPAEAKRKLSQAEPDPPPPAAPDYFPAGPPAGGGGTGKAASVAPLLPAESSLSPGYALEPAAGGEGKTGGGRGRGRRKRDSGHVSPGTFFEKFSTAEGGGAGVSPGQPAVLAAGGPPGAAGTERGGGTPHDKPLTSPSWGKGGELLLGEQPDLMSSLDSGIQSVTKSDGSSPHVDFPDEVSTSYGNEDEVSSSSDNATSKPTRSPLLGGSPKLPRGEHALLNGQKPLALGLLSTSTSTPDSYGLSTTAGAHPSTPGMEQVRTPTSTSAQDEIHPLEILQAQIQLQRQQFSISEDQPLGLKSKKGECAGQNGDSDLGSCCSEGVKGTMSTIDLDSLMAEHNSTWYLPGEKALMEGQEEDKPMAPWEKPKPANPSKEAHDLPPSKTSAAAQTGSHLQCLSVHCTDDVGEAKGRTAVPTWRSLHSDISNRFGTFVAALT